A single region of the Streptomyces sp. NBC_00425 genome encodes:
- a CDS encoding alpha-mannosidase, protein MHDERRRIEERVERVHDQRVKPAVYAATVPLEVEAWQAPGEPVPFEEAAAAAYEPFAMDTPWGPPWGTTWFRMRGRVPAEWAGRRVEAVIDLGFVGDWPGNQAEALVHRTDGTPLKAVNPLNQYVPIGNPATGGESVDYLVEAASNPDILAGDFAAPTPLGDVLTAGDRPLYTFRRADLAVLDEQVWHLDLDLQVLRGLMVHLAEHEPRRHEIMHALDRAMDALDLDDVSGSAAAVREVLAPVLARPAHASAHTISGVGHAHIDSAWLWPIRETKRKTSRTFSNVTALAEEYDDFIFACSQAQQYEWVRDNYPHVWARIQESVKKGQWVPVGGMWVESDGNLPGGEAIARQLVHGKRFFIEHFGVETKGVWLPDSFGYNAAYPQLAKLAGNDWFLTQKISWNQTNKFPHHTFWWEGIDGTRIFTHFPPVDTYNARFSGEEMDRAVRNYSEKGGGTRSLAPFGWGDGGGGPTREIMERARRLADLEGSPKVVVEHPDAFFAKAREEYPDAPVWVGELYLELHRATYTTQARGKQGNRRSEHRLREAELWATTAALHAPGYAYPYERLDRLWKTVLLHQFHDILPGSSIAWVHREAEAEYARVAGELEALTAEAVAALGAGATRVFNTSPYDRAEVVRTSAGAPAYVEVPASGTAPLAAAAVGSPQPVTVRGLTLDNGLVRVELAADGTLSSVRDLRADREVLAGPGNLLRLHTDLPNYWDAWDIDKHYKNRFTDLLDPDSVTVVEDDPLLGALRVTRSFGKGSTLTQTITVRAGSPRVDIETDLDWHEAEKILKAAFPVDVRAPHSSAEIQFGHVQRPTHTNTSWEAARFEVSGHRWVHVGEPGYGVAVLNDSTYGHDVSRTVREDGGTTTTVALSLVRAPRIPDPEADQGRHRFTYSLLPGATIADAVAEGYALNLPLRMAESAGAAEPVVSVDGDGVTVEAVKLADDRSGDVVVRLYESRGGRARGVLRTGFPLAGAHVTDLLERPLQDEAAAAVPGDGTVVVTLRPFQILTLRLRRGE, encoded by the coding sequence ATGCATGACGAACGCCGCCGCATCGAGGAGCGCGTCGAGCGCGTCCACGACCAGCGCGTCAAGCCCGCCGTATACGCGGCCACCGTGCCCCTCGAGGTCGAGGCCTGGCAGGCGCCGGGGGAGCCCGTGCCCTTCGAGGAGGCCGCGGCCGCGGCCTACGAGCCCTTCGCCATGGACACCCCCTGGGGCCCGCCCTGGGGCACCACCTGGTTCCGGATGCGCGGCCGGGTGCCCGCCGAGTGGGCCGGCCGGCGCGTCGAGGCCGTCATCGACCTCGGCTTCGTCGGCGACTGGCCCGGCAACCAGGCCGAAGCCCTCGTCCACCGCACCGACGGGACGCCGCTGAAGGCCGTCAACCCGCTCAACCAGTACGTGCCCATCGGCAACCCGGCGACGGGCGGCGAGAGCGTCGACTACCTCGTCGAGGCGGCCTCCAACCCCGACATCCTGGCCGGCGACTTCGCCGCGCCGACCCCCCTCGGCGACGTGCTGACGGCCGGCGACCGTCCGCTGTACACCTTCCGCCGCGCCGACCTCGCGGTCCTCGACGAGCAGGTCTGGCACCTCGACCTCGACCTCCAGGTGCTGCGCGGCCTGATGGTCCACCTCGCCGAGCACGAACCGCGCCGCCACGAGATCATGCACGCCCTGGACCGGGCCATGGACGCCCTCGACCTGGACGACGTCTCCGGCAGCGCCGCCGCCGTCCGCGAGGTCCTCGCCCCGGTCCTGGCCCGGCCCGCGCACGCCAGCGCCCACACCATCTCCGGCGTCGGCCACGCGCACATCGACTCCGCCTGGCTGTGGCCGATCCGCGAGACCAAGCGCAAGACCTCCCGCACCTTCTCCAACGTCACCGCGCTCGCAGAGGAGTACGACGACTTCATCTTCGCCTGCTCGCAGGCCCAGCAGTACGAGTGGGTGCGCGACAACTACCCGCACGTGTGGGCGCGCATCCAGGAGTCGGTGAAGAAGGGACAGTGGGTCCCGGTCGGCGGCATGTGGGTCGAGTCCGACGGCAACCTGCCCGGCGGCGAGGCCATCGCCCGACAGCTCGTCCACGGCAAGCGGTTCTTCATCGAGCACTTCGGCGTCGAGACCAAGGGCGTCTGGCTGCCCGACTCGTTCGGCTACAACGCCGCCTACCCGCAGCTCGCCAAGCTCGCCGGCAACGACTGGTTCCTCACCCAGAAGATCTCCTGGAACCAGACCAACAAGTTCCCCCACCACACCTTCTGGTGGGAGGGCATCGACGGCACCCGCATCTTCACCCACTTCCCGCCCGTCGACACCTACAACGCCCGCTTCAGCGGCGAGGAGATGGACCGCGCGGTGCGCAACTACTCCGAGAAGGGCGGCGGCACCCGGTCGCTGGCCCCCTTCGGGTGGGGCGACGGCGGCGGCGGCCCCACCCGCGAGATCATGGAGCGGGCGCGCCGGCTGGCCGACCTGGAAGGCTCGCCGAAGGTCGTCGTCGAGCACCCCGACGCGTTCTTCGCCAAGGCCCGCGAGGAGTACCCGGACGCCCCCGTGTGGGTCGGCGAGCTCTACCTGGAGCTGCACCGCGCCACGTACACCACGCAGGCACGCGGCAAGCAGGGCAACCGCCGGTCCGAACACCGGCTCCGCGAAGCCGAGTTGTGGGCGACCACGGCCGCGCTGCACGCGCCGGGCTACGCCTACCCGTACGAGAGGCTCGACCGGCTCTGGAAGACGGTGCTGCTGCACCAGTTCCACGACATCCTGCCGGGCTCCTCGATCGCCTGGGTGCACCGCGAGGCGGAGGCCGAGTACGCCCGCGTCGCGGGGGAGCTGGAGGCGCTGACCGCAGAGGCGGTCGCCGCGCTGGGCGCGGGCGCCACCCGGGTGTTCAACACCAGCCCGTACGACCGCGCCGAGGTCGTCCGCACCTCCGCGGGGGCCCCGGCCTACGTGGAGGTCCCGGCGAGCGGCACCGCGCCCCTGGCCGCGGCCGCCGTCGGGTCCCCGCAGCCGGTGACGGTCCGCGGCCTGACCCTCGACAACGGACTGGTCCGCGTGGAGCTCGCGGCGGACGGCACGCTGTCCTCGGTACGCGACCTGCGGGCGGACCGCGAGGTCCTCGCCGGCCCCGGCAACCTGCTCCGCCTGCACACCGACCTGCCCAACTACTGGGACGCCTGGGACATCGACAAGCACTACAAGAACCGCTTCACCGACCTGCTCGACCCGGACTCGGTCACCGTCGTGGAGGACGACCCGCTGCTCGGCGCCCTGCGCGTCACCCGGTCCTTCGGCAAGGGCTCGACGCTCACCCAGACGATCACCGTGCGGGCCGGCAGCCCCCGCGTCGACATCGAGACCGACCTCGACTGGCACGAGGCCGAGAAGATCCTCAAGGCCGCCTTCCCGGTCGACGTCCGTGCGCCGCACTCGTCCGCCGAGATCCAGTTCGGGCACGTCCAGCGGCCCACCCACACCAACACCAGCTGGGAGGCGGCCCGTTTCGAGGTCTCCGGCCACCGCTGGGTGCACGTCGGCGAACCCGGCTACGGTGTCGCGGTCCTCAACGACTCGACGTACGGCCACGACGTCTCCCGCACGGTCCGCGAGGACGGCGGCACGACGACCACGGTCGCCCTCAGCCTGGTGCGCGCCCCGCGCATCCCGGACCCCGAGGCCGACCAGGGCCGGCACCGGTTCACGTACTCGCTGCTGCCGGGCGCCACCATCGCGGACGCGGTCGCCGAGGGCTACGCCCTCAACCTGCCGCTGCGCATGGCCGAGTCGGCGGGCGCCGCGGAGCCGGTCGTGTCCGTGGACGGCGACGGCGTGACCGTGGAGGCCGTCAAGCTCGCCGACGACCGGTCGGGCGACGTCGTGGTGCGGCTGTACGAGTCCCGCGGCGGACGGGCCCGGGGCGTGCTGCGCACCGGCTTCCCGCTGGCCGGCGCGCACGTCACCGACCTGCTGGAACGACCCCTGCAGGACGAGGCGGCGGCTGCCGTGCCCGGCGACGGCACGGTCGTCGTGACCCTGCGCCCCTTCCAGATCCTGACGCTGCGACTGCGCCGGGGCGAGTGA
- a CDS encoding PfkB family carbohydrate kinase — protein sequence MDDDRPEVLLTGLLFYDLVLTGLGRPPAPGEEIWTGGMGCGPGGIANLAVAASRFGLQTSLATVFGDDFYGAHCRQVLAGQEGVDLALSRTADGWHTPVTVALALPGAGPAVNGVAPAADRALVTHGQEPPYSQDALMGDPPEARTALVHLEAEPRAWIAKAAANGTHVYADVGWDPTLQWSADLLDQLALCHAFLPNETEAMAYTRTDSAVAALGTLAELVPVAVVTRGAHGAIAVDQTTGEYAQVPALDVDVLDATGAGDVFGASFVAASLGGWPLAERLRFAVLAAGLSVRHHGGALAAPGWYGVRRWWRSLTDPDLVRAYGFLADRIPADVGPPVRHAPVTPPVLRS from the coding sequence GTGGACGACGACCGGCCCGAGGTGCTGCTCACCGGGCTGCTCTTCTACGACCTCGTCCTCACGGGTCTCGGCAGGCCGCCGGCGCCGGGTGAGGAGATCTGGACCGGCGGCATGGGCTGCGGCCCCGGCGGCATCGCCAACCTCGCGGTCGCGGCGTCCCGCTTCGGCCTGCAGACCTCGCTCGCCACGGTCTTCGGCGACGACTTCTACGGCGCCCACTGCCGCCAGGTCCTCGCCGGCCAGGAGGGCGTGGACCTGGCGCTCTCCCGCACGGCCGACGGCTGGCACACCCCCGTCACCGTCGCCCTCGCCCTCCCCGGGGCCGGGCCCGCCGTGAACGGGGTCGCCCCCGCCGCCGACCGGGCCCTCGTCACCCACGGCCAGGAGCCGCCGTACTCGCAGGACGCGCTGATGGGCGACCCGCCCGAGGCGCGCACGGCCCTCGTGCACCTCGAGGCCGAACCCCGCGCCTGGATCGCCAAGGCGGCCGCGAACGGCACCCACGTCTACGCCGACGTCGGCTGGGACCCCACCCTTCAGTGGTCCGCCGACCTGCTGGACCAGCTGGCCCTGTGCCACGCCTTCCTCCCCAACGAGACCGAGGCGATGGCCTACACCCGCACCGACAGCGCGGTCGCCGCGCTCGGCACGCTCGCCGAGCTGGTGCCGGTGGCCGTGGTCACCCGGGGCGCGCACGGCGCGATCGCGGTCGACCAGACCACCGGCGAGTACGCGCAGGTCCCCGCCCTGGACGTCGACGTCCTGGACGCGACCGGCGCCGGCGACGTGTTCGGCGCGAGCTTCGTGGCGGCCTCGCTCGGCGGCTGGCCGCTGGCGGAGCGGCTGCGGTTCGCCGTCCTCGCCGCCGGACTGTCCGTACGGCACCACGGCGGCGCACTCGCCGCGCCCGGCTGGTACGGCGTGCGGCGCTGGTGGCGCTCGCTCACCGACCCGGACCTCGTGCGGGCGTACGGCTTCCTCGCCGACCGCATCCCGGCGGACGTGGGCCCGCCCGTACGGCACGCCCCCGTCACCCCGCCCGTCCTGCGGTCCTGA
- a CDS encoding fibronectin type III domain-containing protein, with amino-acid sequence MRSTPLRRPWRRFLALLGTAGLALAGAVALPGTAQAANVLTNPGFESGALSPWSCTGNLGSVVSSPAHSGSKALMGAVSSGDNAKCSQTVSVRPNTAYALTGWVRGSYVYLGVDGGASTWTSSPSAYSRLSVSFTTGASQTSATIYVHGWYAQGAYHADDVSLDGPGGGGGTDTQAPTAPGGLTSTGKTSSSVSLSWNAATDNVGVTSYDVYSGSANVLTVSGTAATVSGLSPSTGYTFTVKARDAAGNTSAASNSVSVTTSAGGGGGTGFKQAAPYLFEGWGDPPNVTTVMNATGVKWFTMAFVLDGGGCNPLWDGNRALAGGVDQSVVNQIRSAGGDIVPSFGGWQGSKLGANCSSASALAGALQKVIDAYSLKAIDMDIENTDEFENEAVQARILTALKTVKADNPGLKTVVTFGTSTTGPTYYGNRLIEQAKSIGADIDVFTIMPFDFGGGSDMYGNTVNATEGLKNKLKSTFGWDDATAYAHIGISGMNGLSDQQENTTPAIWTSIRDWANGHHIARLAYWAVNRDRPCPGGGVVSNCSGISQSTWQFTSITAGFTG; translated from the coding sequence GTGCGCAGCACACCCCTTCGACGCCCCTGGCGTCGCTTCCTCGCCCTGCTCGGCACCGCCGGGCTCGCCCTCGCCGGCGCCGTGGCCCTGCCGGGCACCGCCCAGGCGGCCAACGTCCTGACCAACCCCGGGTTCGAGTCGGGCGCCCTGTCGCCCTGGTCCTGTACGGGAAACCTCGGCTCCGTCGTCTCCTCGCCCGCCCACAGCGGGTCCAAAGCCCTCATGGGGGCGGTGAGTTCGGGCGACAACGCCAAGTGCAGCCAGACCGTCTCCGTCCGGCCGAACACCGCCTACGCGCTGACCGGCTGGGTGCGCGGCTCCTACGTCTACCTCGGCGTCGACGGCGGCGCCTCCACCTGGACGTCGTCGCCCTCGGCGTACAGCCGGCTGTCGGTGTCCTTCACCACCGGGGCCTCGCAGACCAGCGCCACGATCTACGTCCACGGCTGGTACGCCCAGGGCGCCTACCACGCGGACGACGTCAGCCTGGACGGACCCGGCGGCGGGGGCGGCACGGACACGCAGGCCCCGACCGCGCCCGGCGGGCTCACCTCGACCGGCAAGACGTCGTCCAGCGTGTCGTTGTCCTGGAACGCCGCCACCGACAACGTCGGCGTCACGTCCTACGACGTCTACAGCGGGTCCGCGAACGTGCTCACCGTCTCCGGCACGGCCGCCACGGTCAGCGGGCTGTCCCCGAGCACGGGGTACACCTTCACCGTGAAGGCGCGCGACGCCGCCGGCAACACCTCCGCGGCCTCCAACTCCGTGTCCGTCACGACCAGCGCGGGCGGGGGCGGCGGCACCGGGTTCAAGCAGGCCGCGCCCTACCTGTTCGAAGGGTGGGGAGACCCGCCGAACGTGACCACGGTGATGAACGCGACCGGCGTCAAGTGGTTCACGATGGCGTTCGTCCTGGACGGCGGCGGCTGCAACCCCCTGTGGGACGGCAACCGGGCGCTGGCCGGCGGGGTCGACCAGAGCGTCGTCAACCAGATCCGCTCGGCGGGCGGTGACATCGTGCCCTCGTTCGGCGGCTGGCAGGGCAGCAAGCTCGGCGCCAACTGCTCCTCGGCGAGCGCACTGGCGGGCGCCCTGCAGAAGGTGATCGACGCCTACTCGCTCAAGGCGATCGACATGGACATCGAGAACACCGACGAGTTCGAGAACGAGGCCGTACAGGCACGGATCCTCACCGCGCTGAAGACGGTCAAGGCCGACAACCCCGGCCTGAAGACCGTCGTCACCTTCGGGACGTCCACGACCGGGCCGACCTACTACGGCAACCGTCTCATCGAGCAGGCCAAGTCGATCGGCGCCGACATCGACGTCTTCACCATCATGCCGTTCGACTTCGGCGGCGGTTCGGACATGTACGGCAACACCGTGAACGCCACCGAGGGCCTGAAGAACAAGCTGAAGTCGACCTTCGGCTGGGACGACGCCACCGCCTACGCCCACATCGGCATCTCCGGCATGAACGGCCTGTCGGACCAACAGGAGAACACCACCCCGGCGATCTGGACGTCGATCCGTGACTGGGCCAACGGCCACCACATCGCCCGGCTCGCCTACTGGGCCGTCAACCGCGACCGGCCCTGCCCGGGCGGCGGCGTGGTGAGCAACTGCTCCGGCATCAGCCAGAGCACCTGGCAGTTCACCTCCATCACGGCCGGCTTCACCGGCTGA
- a CDS encoding DeoR/GlpR family DNA-binding transcription regulator, with translation MLAERRHQLILRALRAGGPAAVTDLSEELGVSPATIRRDLVKLEEDGLLTRVHGGAVAEEGDQPFAEVAEVRVAEKDAIAARAAAMVEDGQTVLLDIGTTAYRLARQLHGRRLTVITSNLVVYEELADDEGIELVLLGGMVRREYRSLVGFLTEDNLRQLHADWLFLGTSGVRPGGQVMDTTVVEVPVKRAMIKAGGRVVLLADAAKFPGTGMAKVCGPEDLDVVVTNGPVDPATRSSFEEAGVEVVLAGKVQA, from the coding sequence GTGCTGGCAGAACGACGACATCAACTCATCCTGCGGGCCCTGCGCGCCGGGGGCCCCGCGGCCGTGACCGATCTCTCCGAGGAGCTGGGCGTGAGCCCGGCCACGATCAGGCGCGACCTGGTCAAACTCGAGGAGGACGGCCTGCTCACCCGGGTGCACGGCGGGGCCGTCGCGGAGGAGGGCGACCAGCCCTTCGCCGAGGTGGCCGAGGTGCGCGTGGCCGAGAAGGACGCGATAGCGGCCCGGGCCGCCGCGATGGTCGAGGACGGCCAGACCGTTCTGCTCGACATCGGCACCACCGCCTACCGGCTGGCCCGGCAGTTGCACGGCCGCAGACTCACGGTGATCACCAGCAACCTGGTGGTCTACGAGGAGCTCGCCGACGACGAGGGCATCGAGCTGGTGCTCCTCGGCGGCATGGTCCGCCGCGAGTACCGTTCGCTGGTGGGCTTCCTCACCGAGGACAACCTGCGCCAGCTGCACGCCGACTGGCTCTTCCTCGGCACCAGCGGCGTGCGCCCGGGTGGACAGGTGATGGACACGACGGTCGTCGAGGTGCCGGTCAAACGGGCCATGATCAAGGCCGGCGGCAGGGTCGTCCTGCTCGCCGACGCGGCGAAGTTCCCGGGCACGGGCATGGCGAAGGTCTGCGGTCCCGAGGACCTGGACGTGGTGGTGACGAACGGGCCGGTCGACCCGGCGACCCGGTCCTCCTTCGAGGAGGCGGGCGTCGAGGTGGTCCTGGCAGGAAAGGTGCAGGCGTGA
- a CDS encoding ATP-grasp domain-containing protein, with protein sequence MVSRVRVWLNRTYAENVFFTDQLRRNPSDRAVEIHATHGDADSPVLAAADTAELEPEGLSPAAYVEYALAQCRRRGIDVFVPRLHQSAIVAHRADFEAVGTALLAPPPEAVAVFHDKVIAYEAVQAIGVPVPPWYRIRSAEELVAAVEELEDAGHKPCFKPASGAGGVGFRMITRAPFSLAHLTGFPSPYVQLDAVVEVLKQAEEQDGSQVDWLVMPRLEQPEVSVDCLTGPDNVVRMAIGRTKNGRRRGFTLHEQWLEPARLIAEGFGLHYLSNIQFRMFGDRPVLMDVNTRPAGGLHQLSQCGVNAPWAAVQLALGEDPGEVVPPFLGQDYTVVSGPRPLRAVTLPHQRMEEVAAEPLLPAMPAPADSVEVAPAAQALPL encoded by the coding sequence ATGGTCTCTCGCGTACGCGTCTGGCTCAACCGCACGTACGCGGAGAACGTGTTCTTCACGGATCAGCTGCGACGAAATCCCAGCGACCGCGCCGTCGAGATCCACGCCACGCACGGTGACGCCGACTCCCCCGTGCTGGCCGCCGCCGACACCGCCGAGCTCGAGCCGGAGGGCCTCTCCCCGGCCGCGTACGTCGAGTACGCGCTGGCCCAGTGCCGGCGCCGCGGCATCGACGTCTTCGTGCCCCGGCTGCACCAGTCGGCGATCGTGGCGCACCGCGCCGACTTCGAGGCGGTCGGCACCGCGCTGCTGGCGCCGCCGCCGGAGGCCGTCGCCGTGTTCCACGACAAGGTGATCGCGTACGAGGCCGTGCAGGCGATCGGCGTGCCCGTGCCGCCGTGGTACCGGATCCGGTCGGCGGAGGAACTCGTGGCCGCCGTCGAGGAGTTGGAGGACGCGGGACACAAGCCGTGCTTCAAGCCGGCGTCCGGCGCGGGCGGGGTCGGCTTCCGGATGATCACCCGGGCCCCCTTCTCGCTGGCGCACCTCACCGGTTTCCCGAGCCCGTACGTCCAACTGGACGCGGTGGTCGAGGTGCTGAAGCAGGCCGAGGAGCAGGACGGGTCCCAGGTCGACTGGCTCGTCATGCCGCGCCTGGAGCAGCCGGAGGTGTCCGTGGACTGTCTCACCGGCCCCGACAACGTCGTGCGGATGGCCATCGGCCGGACGAAGAACGGCCGCCGGCGGGGCTTCACCCTGCACGAGCAGTGGCTGGAGCCGGCGCGGCTCATCGCCGAGGGCTTCGGGCTGCACTACCTGTCCAACATCCAGTTCCGGATGTTCGGCGACCGCCCGGTCCTGATGGACGTCAACACCCGCCCGGCCGGCGGACTGCACCAGCTGTCCCAGTGCGGGGTCAACGCCCCCTGGGCCGCCGTGCAGTTGGCGCTCGGCGAGGACCCGGGCGAGGTCGTGCCGCCGTTCCTGGGACAGGACTACACGGTGGTGTCGGGCCCGCGGCCGCTGCGCGCGGTGACGCTGCCGCACCAGCGGATGGAGGAGGTGGCGGCCGAGCCGCTGCTGCCGGCCATGCCCGCCCCGGCCGACTCCGTGGAGGTCGCGCCGGCCGCGCAGGCGCTGCCGCTCTAG
- a CDS encoding 6-phospho-beta-glucosidase, with protein MKLTILGGGGFRVPLVYGALLTDRGEGRVTDVVLHDLDDGRLRAVARVLAEQAAAVPGAPRVTVATDLDEALRGADFVFSAIRVGGLEGRADDERVALAQGVLGQETVGAGGIAYGLRTVPVAVDIARRAARLAPDAWVINFTNPAGLVTEAMSRHLGDRVIGICDSPVGLGRRIARVLGADPKQAWIDYVGLNHLGWVRGLRIAGRDELPRLLADPDLLGSFEEGKLFGADWLQSLGAIPNEYLHYYYFNRETVRAYQQAEKTRGAFLADQQARFYEEMRDPGAAALAAWDRTRAEREATYMAENRESAGAGERDADDLSGGYEKVALALMRAIARDERTTLILNVRNQGVLSVLDDDAVIEVPCLVDSGGAHPVAVAPLPEHATGLVCAVKGVEREVLSAAESGSRATAVKAFALHPLVDSVNVARRLVEGYTDVHPGLAYLK; from the coding sequence GTGAAACTGACGATTCTGGGCGGCGGCGGCTTCCGGGTGCCGCTCGTGTACGGCGCGCTCCTGACGGACCGCGGCGAGGGGCGTGTCACGGACGTCGTCCTGCACGACCTGGACGACGGCCGGCTGCGGGCGGTCGCCCGGGTGCTGGCGGAGCAGGCCGCCGCCGTGCCCGGCGCCCCCCGGGTCACCGTCGCCACCGACCTCGACGAGGCCCTGCGCGGCGCCGACTTCGTCTTCTCCGCGATCCGCGTCGGCGGCCTCGAGGGCCGCGCCGACGACGAGCGGGTGGCCCTCGCGCAGGGCGTCCTCGGCCAGGAGACGGTCGGCGCAGGGGGCATCGCCTACGGTCTGCGGACGGTCCCCGTCGCCGTCGACATCGCCCGCCGGGCGGCCCGTCTCGCCCCCGACGCCTGGGTCATCAACTTCACCAACCCGGCGGGGCTCGTCACCGAGGCCATGTCCCGCCACCTCGGCGACCGCGTCATCGGCATCTGCGACTCGCCGGTCGGCCTCGGCCGCCGTATCGCCCGGGTCCTGGGCGCCGACCCGAAGCAGGCGTGGATCGACTACGTCGGCCTCAACCACCTCGGCTGGGTCCGCGGCCTGCGGATCGCCGGCCGCGACGAGCTCCCTCGGCTGCTCGCCGACCCCGACCTGCTCGGCTCCTTCGAGGAGGGCAAGCTCTTCGGCGCCGACTGGCTGCAGTCCCTCGGCGCGATCCCCAACGAGTACCTGCACTACTACTACTTCAACCGGGAGACCGTCCGCGCCTACCAGCAGGCCGAGAAGACCCGCGGCGCCTTCCTCGCCGACCAGCAGGCCCGCTTCTACGAGGAGATGCGCGACCCCGGGGCGGCGGCCCTGGCCGCCTGGGACCGCACCCGCGCCGAACGCGAGGCCACCTACATGGCCGAGAACCGGGAGAGCGCCGGGGCCGGCGAACGCGACGCCGACGACCTCTCCGGCGGCTACGAGAAGGTCGCCCTCGCCCTGATGCGGGCGATCGCCCGCGACGAGCGCACGACGCTGATCCTCAACGTCCGCAACCAGGGCGTCCTCTCGGTGCTGGACGACGATGCCGTCATCGAGGTGCCCTGCCTCGTCGACTCCGGCGGCGCCCATCCGGTGGCCGTCGCCCCGCTGCCCGAGCACGCCACGGGGCTGGTCTGCGCGGTGAAGGGCGTCGAGCGCGAGGTGCTCTCCGCCGCCGAGTCCGGCTCCCGGGCGACGGCCGTCAAGGCGTTCGCGCTGCACCCGCTGGTCGACTCGGTGAACGTCGCCCGCAGGTTGGTCGAGGGCTATACCGACGTCCACCCCGGGCTGGCGTACCTTAAGTAG
- a CDS encoding ABC transporter substrate-binding protein: MRLSRRGLLRAGLAGTAATALGGLAAGCAVPTGSTGRNMVLWYWDGGLGDTVVKNAKSRYDGSVDLQAIKIGGYYRSKLITTLAGRAHIPDIAGLKGEDMASYLPDADQFVDLRTLGAEKYRSQYLPWKWDQGVADDGSLIGFPIDCGPVAHLYQYAVFQKAGLPYEPADVSRELNTWEKFFAAGEQLRKRLPGTSLLTDVNSVFENAVQQGSARYVDKDRHFIGDQEHVRRAWALAVEAKRRGIVSNLVSGTPDQLSAVEDGKLPSQLGASWATNDLKTGVPKTKGRWRVADMPVRPANNGGSFLSVTKACREPEQAFQIISWMLDAGNQAQGFLDAGLFPSTPASYGLKQVREPDEFFGGQVTMDVFGPAAQKIVVAYNSPFDVALGQPVKDEIKNVGVLGKDPEQAWSDAMSTCRRIARHLGVSV, encoded by the coding sequence GTGCGGCTCTCACGAAGAGGCCTGCTGCGCGCGGGCCTGGCCGGCACGGCAGCCACGGCGCTCGGCGGCCTGGCGGCCGGCTGCGCCGTCCCGACCGGCTCGACCGGCCGGAACATGGTCCTCTGGTACTGGGACGGCGGCCTCGGTGACACCGTGGTCAAGAACGCCAAGTCCCGTTACGACGGCTCGGTCGACCTCCAGGCCATCAAGATCGGCGGCTACTACCGCTCCAAGCTGATCACCACGCTGGCCGGCCGCGCCCACATCCCCGACATCGCCGGGCTCAAGGGCGAGGACATGGCGTCCTATCTGCCCGACGCCGACCAGTTCGTGGACCTGCGCACGCTGGGCGCGGAGAAGTACAGGAGCCAGTACCTGCCGTGGAAGTGGGACCAGGGCGTCGCCGACGACGGCTCCCTGATCGGCTTCCCGATCGACTGCGGTCCCGTCGCGCACCTCTACCAGTACGCGGTCTTCCAGAAGGCGGGCCTGCCCTACGAGCCGGCCGACGTCTCCCGGGAGCTGAACACCTGGGAGAAGTTCTTCGCGGCCGGCGAACAGCTGCGCAAGCGGCTCCCGGGGACCTCACTGCTGACGGACGTCAACAGCGTCTTCGAGAACGCGGTGCAGCAGGGCAGTGCACGGTACGTGGACAAGGACCGCCACTTCATCGGCGACCAGGAGCACGTACGCCGCGCCTGGGCGCTCGCCGTCGAGGCCAAGCGGCGCGGCATCGTCTCGAACCTGGTCAGCGGCACCCCGGACCAGCTGTCGGCGGTGGAGGACGGCAAGCTGCCCAGCCAGCTGGGCGCCTCCTGGGCCACCAACGACCTCAAGACCGGCGTGCCGAAGACCAAGGGCCGCTGGCGGGTGGCCGACATGCCCGTGCGGCCCGCGAACAACGGCGGTTCGTTCCTGTCGGTCACCAAGGCGTGCCGGGAACCCGAGCAGGCGTTCCAGATCATCAGCTGGATGCTCGACGCGGGAAACCAGGCGCAGGGCTTCCTGGACGCGGGGCTGTTCCCCTCCACCCCCGCCTCGTACGGCCTGAAACAGGTGCGCGAGCCCGACGAGTTCTTCGGCGGGCAGGTCACGATGGACGTCTTCGGCCCCGCCGCGCAGAAGATCGTCGTCGCCTACAACAGCCCCTTCGACGTGGCGCTCGGACAGCCCGTCAAGGACGAGATCAAGAACGTCGGCGTCCTCGGCAAGGACCCGGAGCAAGCCTGGAGTGACGCCATGAGCACCTGCCGGCGCATCGCGAGGCACCTGGGGGTGAGCGTCTGA